A region of Liolophura sinensis isolate JHLJ2023 chromosome 8, CUHK_Ljap_v2, whole genome shotgun sequence DNA encodes the following proteins:
- the LOC135473756 gene encoding homer protein homolog 2-like, which produces MNMGEQPIFTTKAHVFQIDPETKKNWLPASKQSVSVSYYYDSARDSYRIISVEGSKAIINSTITPSMTFTKTSQKFGQWSDPRANTVYGLGFGTETDLAKFIEKFKEVKEMTRKGSLNRSSEVNGNNGDASPVTDSISKEVLHQRTSSLSSLHSEGDSSSLRERRNSLGGSSTPNLPANAPEAQLKYENDRLKLALAQSSANAKKWEVELQTLKNNNARLTTALQESTANVEEWKKQLAAYKEESTRLKKKVLEMEKKQGSADQSSQLQTVQQEVKLLRSQTELLQQENAVKQQEIDRLNKRLTDLMTKETLNSTLQTKLQNMDKENQNLNVRVKELERQQAESMSQKQKETQHLVHLHTQLGNKMSDMKILHEQIISSLKEDTKS; this is translated from the exons AGAGCAGCCTATTTTTACCACCAAGGCCCATGTCTTCCAAATTGATCCCGAGACAAAGAAGAACTGGTTACCTGCCTCCAAGCAGAGTGTCAGCGTGTCGTATTACTATGACAGCGCCAGGGATAGTTACCGAATCATCAGTGTTGAAGGCTCTAAG GCCATCATCAACAGTACCATCACACCGTCCATGACCTTCACCAAGACTTCCCAGAAGTTTGGCCAATGGTCTGACCCCAGGGCTAACACTGTCTATGGACTGGGCTTTGGAACAGAAACAGATCTTGCCAAG TTTATAGAAAAGTTTAAGGAAGTGAAAGAAATGACGAGGAAAGGTTCTCTCAACCGAAGTAGTGAGGTGAATGGTAACAATGGAGATGCATCACCTGTGACAGATTCCATATCTAAAGAGGTGCTACACCAACGGACTTCCAGTCTCTCTTCACTCCATTCAGAG GGAGATAGTAGTTCACTGCGAGAACGCCGGAACTCTCTGGGAGGCTCATCAACACCTAATCTTCCAGCTAATGCACCCGAGGCTCAacttaaatatgaaaatgacagaTTAAAGCTGGCTCTGGCTCAAAG CTCTGCTAATGCCAAGAAATGGGAGGTGGAGCTACAAACTCTGAAGAACAACAACGCCCGTCTTACAACTGCCTTACAGGAGAGCACGGCCAATGTGGAGGAGTGGAAGAAGCAGCTAGCAGCTTACAAAGAAGAGAGCACCAGACTCAAGAAAAAG GTGTTAGAGATGGAGAAGAAGCAGGGCAGTGCTGATCAGAGCAGTCAGCTACAGACAGTACAGCAAGAAGTGAAGTTACTCCGCAGTCAGACAGAGCTCCTCCAGCAGGAGAATGCTGTCAAACAACAG GAAATTGATAGATTAAATAAAAGATTAACAGACTTGATGACGAAGGAAACCTTGAACAGTACATTGCAAACCAAATTACAG AACATGGACAAAGAAAACCAGAACCTGAATGTGCGAGTGAAAGAATTGGAGCGCCAGCAGGCAGAGTCAATGAGCCAAAAGCAGAAGGAAACTCAACACCTCGTTCACCTGCACACACAGCTAGGAAACAAAATGTCTGACATGAAAATTCTACATGAGCAGATTATTTCCTCTTTAAAAGAGGACACCAAAAGTTAA